Proteins encoded by one window of Mustela erminea isolate mMusErm1 chromosome 7, mMusErm1.Pri, whole genome shotgun sequence:
- the MTG2 gene encoding mitochondrial ribosome-associated GTPase 2 has protein sequence MVPSRLLSLGPRTVPGGVGRWTQVRRWPPSPRLLSDSCGDHAKHQEPPRKKLLSEKKLKRHFVDHRRVLVCGGRGGDGVSCFHSEPRKEFGGPDGGDGGNGGHVVLRADRQVKSLSPVLSRYQGFHGESGGRKNCFGRSGALLYVPVPVGTLVKEGNEVVAELSCPGDEYVAARGGAGGKGNRFFLANENRAPVTCTPGQPGQERILFLELKTMAHAGMVGFPNAGKSSLLRAISNARPAVASYPFTTLKPHVGIVHCEDHQQIAVADIPGLIRGAHQNRGLGSTFLRHIERCRFLLFIVDLSEPEPWTQVEDLKFELEKHEVGLSERPHVVVANKIDLPQARAALPQLRARLGPNVIALSAATGENLEVLLLRLQELHSRHVGAELRW, from the exons TTCTCTCACTAGGACCGAGGACTGTGCCTGGGGGCGTGGGGCGCTGGACTCAGGTCCGGCGGTGGCCCCCTTCGCCCAGGCTGCTCTCAGACAGCTGTGGGGACCACGCCAAGCACCAGGAGCCCCCCAGGAAGAAACTGCTCTCCGAGAAAAAACTG AAGAGACACTTCGTGGACCACCGCCGAGTGCTCGTCTGCGGGGGCCGTGGCGGCGACGGGGTGAGCTGCTTCCACAGCGAGCCCCGGAAGGAGTTCGGAGGCCCGGATGGCGGCGACGGAGGCAACGGCGGCCACGTCGTCCTGAGAG CTGACCGGCAAGTCAAGTCGCTGTCCCCAGTGCTGTCTCGGTACCAGGGTTTCCACGGAGAGTCCGGCGGCAGGAAGAACTGCTTCGGGCGCAGCGGCGCTCTCCTCTATGTGCCG GTCCCAGTGGGCACGTTAGTGAAGGAGGGAAACGAAGTGGTGGCTGAGCTGTCGTGCCCCGGTGACGAGTACGTTGCTGCTCGGGGCGGGGCAGGAGGAAAAGGTAACCGCTTTTTCCTGGCCAATGAGAACCGCGCACCTGTGACTTGCACCCCTGGACAGCCCGGTCAAGAACGCATCCTCTTCCTGGAGCTCAAGACGATGGCCCATGCTGGAATG GTTGGGTTCCCCAATGCTGGGAAGTCCTCCCTTCTCCGGGCCATTTCGAACGCGAGACCCGCTGTGGCTTCCTACCCGTTCACCACATTAAAGCCCCACGTTGGGATTGTTCACTGTGAGGACCACCAGCAGATAGCAG TGGCCGACATCCCAGGCCTCATCCGGGGCGCGCACCAGAACCGGGGCCTGGGGAGCACCTTCCTCAGGCACATCGAGCGCTGCCGATTCCTCCTGTTCATCGTGGATCTGTCGGAGCCGGAGCCGTGGACGCAGGTGGAGGACCTGAAGTTCGAGCTGGAGAAGCATGAAGTTGGCCTGTCCGAGCGACCGCATGTGGTCGTGGCAAATAAGATCGACCTCCCGCAGGCCCGAGCAGCTCTGCCCCAGCTGCGCGCCCGCCTGGGCCCGAACGTCATCGCCCTGTCGGCCGCAACTGGGGAGAACTTGGAGGTGCTGCTGCTGCGCCTGCAGGAGCTTCACAGCCGGCA